The Polypterus senegalus isolate Bchr_013 chromosome 1, ASM1683550v1, whole genome shotgun sequence genome includes a window with the following:
- the LOC120514538 gene encoding transcription factor LBX1-like translates to MTSKEDAKGSPVPERRRSPLDHLPPPANSNKPLTPFSIEDILNKPSVRRSYTICGTAHLLSAAEKHPPPGLPLSSRALLTQTSPLCALEELASKTFKGLEVSVLQAAEGRDGLTIFGQRNTPKKRRKSRTAFTNHQIYELEKRFLYQKYLSPADRDQIAQQLGLTNAQVITWFQNRRAKLKRDLEEMKADVESAKTMGPMEKLTTFIDLEQNASGTRGSSRSQSPSPSNHGLETPSKHQMSPSSPLTDHATSQEGSEDEEDVEIDVDD, encoded by the exons atgactTCAAAAGAGGATGCAAAGGGCTCACCGGTGCCAGAAAGACGACGGAGTCCGTTGGATCACCTTCCACCTCCGGCAAACTCCAACAAACCTTTAACCCCATTCAGTATAGAAGACATCCTTAACAAGCCTTCCGTTAGACGAAGTTACACAATTTGTGGGACTGCTCACCTTCTCTCAGCCGCCGAGAAACACCCTCCTCCCGGTCTACCCCTGTCCAGCCGGGCATTGCTCACACAGACCTCGCCATTGTGTGCCCTCGAAGAGCTGGCCAGCAAGACATTCAAAGGACTAGAAGTGAGCGTCCTTCAAGCGGCCGAAG GAAGGGACGGATTGACAATTTTTGGTCAGAGGAACACTCCTAAGAAACGAAGAAAGTCTCGCACCGCATTTACAAACCACCAGATTTATGAACTAGAGAAGCGTTTTTTATACCAGAAGTATTTGTCTCCAGCTGACCGGGATCAGATCGCTCAACAGCTCGGGCTGACGAACGCACAAGTTATCACCTGGTTCCAGAACCGCCGAGCTAAACTAAAGCGGGATTTAGAAGAGATGAAAGCGGACGTGGAGTCGGCAAAAACCATGGGACCGATGGAAAAACTGACCACATTCATAGACCTGGAACAGAACGCTTCTGGGACCAGGGGCTCGTCCCGGTCCCAATCTCCATCGCCTTCCAACCACGGACTCGAGACCCCAAGCAAACATCAAATGTCGCCATCATCTCCACTCACGGACCACGCCACGAGTCAAGAGGGCTCAGAGGACGAGGAGGACGTGGAAATAGACGTGGATGACTGA